The Capsicum annuum cultivar UCD-10X-F1 chromosome 3, UCD10Xv1.1, whole genome shotgun sequence genomic sequence ACTCTTTATGATGCCTAGCCACGTTCATTGAAATGTCATTTTAGCTTTGAGGTAGTGGAGATTAACAATCACCAAACAATTAAAATTCAGAATTGTAATAATGATGGAGTACTACTTAAAGAGTCAAATGCATAATAGTGATTAATAACATGACATGATCACTTAATACACTCCACTAATCTTTGAATTAGTTCATTTAATGACAAGatcttctatttatttattttttattatgaggGGTTACTGTCCCCATCTCCAATCAACCACTTTGATAGTGATTACTAATAATCAAATGAAGAGCATCCATATCATTCTCAATCTCTTAATATGTCTTTTCTGTGTCCATtttccaaaactttattttaactcATAGTACCAAATAATACTATACTGTCTATAGACTAATATCTTTAAAATACTATACTGTCTATACCTTCTTGTCCCTCTTCCTTTTTATAAAGAGTTAGAAATACATgtctaaatttatattttgatctttgTACTCTGAATCTGTTACTAATTCTTTTCTTTAAGAAGGGGGAAATTGTATTTTAAACATATTGGAAATGGGACCAGCTAGCCCACCAAactacttctcttttactttgaCTATGACAtccaaatcacaaaaataaaaaatagtgtacTTTTCTCCCTTTTCCTtttacatttttcttcttttgggtTGTGACTAATAACCTCTGTGATCAAATTTAAGGGAAGCCAAAAGTGGTTATTTGAGAAAGTTTAAGGTGTTTTGTCATGTTTGTTTGTAGGAAAAAAAGATAAGTGTCTTTGAGTAGTATTTagaagttattttaaaaaataaatagttcagtcatttcaatttgtttgtatgtaaaatgttactttttttttaatcttatcacgtgaaaagttaaaattaaagtgttgtaaaaaaaaaaagataactttttttaaataattctttttttaaaaaaataaggtaaataaattaaaatggagctAGTTATATTTTCACTTAAGCACTATTAGAGCATTAGACAAGCGCAAAATGTTGTTCTAATATTGAAAAAGctgtatttaaaattttgttcTAATATTGAAGAAGATGTATTTCAAATTAATTAACCAAGCACAATCTACTGCTCTTAAAAGtatgtttttaaaaataactgattttaaaaatttagcaAGGTGATTATAATTTGTTGATTGGAAACCAATGCCTTAAAGTGGGTCCCAATTTGATTGGATATATCTCCTGAATATTGGGTCCAGCAGGGGGAACAAAACCATAGAAGCTTAAGATTCCACGTGGCCTATAAAAATgcttcacttttttcactctttaattcatttttttaaaaaaaacaacaaaaaaggaaaaaaaagaaaaattcacacTCCAagctctctctatatatatcagTCATCACAAAACACTTATcaccaaacacacacacacacacacaactaGCAAACCTTCAAAGGACCATGGCTGATCATCAATTCACCTCAGACATACAAAATTGTATTACTAATAATTCACCATTTCCTTTATCAAATTTCGATTCGAGCATCGATTTTATGAACCAGTTTCCAAATATGATGACCATTCCATGTTCTTCAGACATGTCAAGTTTCAATTTACATAGCTCATTGGAATTTtcccatgaaaatatttttaatcaagtAGCTGAGTTTCCAGGAAATTTACAAGAAATTTTTCAAGGAAATTTTCAACAAGGTGATGCCAAGATTAATGCCATGGAAAATAATCTTCCAAGAAATGACAATATCAATGAAagcaaaaagaggaaaaaaattgatacaCCAGAGAGCAGCTCAGCATATTCATCCCCTGCAGTTTCTGCTACGGGAACTAAAAGGAGAAATGTAAGTTCATTTTAAATTTAACGTGTTTTATTCAGATTCCCTAAATTATTACTTTAGTCACTCTCTTTGCCACGTCAGCATCTAGGAGTCGAAGCAATATCAAATAGCCAAGTTCAAAGGGTAATAAAACACGTCAAGTTTAGAGTATCATTGAACTAGTTGTTAATgattaattaattgaaattaaactgattttgtttttaatttacaGAGCAAAGGAAGAGGAAACAAAGTGAAAAGTAATGAAAAGGAAGAAGAGAAACCAAGTGATGTGGTCCATGTTAGAGCTAAAAGAGGCCAAGCAACTGATAGTCACAGCTTAGCAGAAAGGGTAATTAAGATTATATGGTAAAATTAATTGTTAATTATTCTATAATGTAAATTTGTGatgactaatatttttttttttttggtcttgtTCGTTCAGGTTAGAAgaggaaaaattaatgaaagactTAGGTGCTTGCAGGATATTGTTCCGGGATGCTACAAGGTATATATATCTTGAATTATATGgatatattacttaaattaaaaaaatactaccaAAAAGAAAGGATTTTAATTGActaacaattttcaattttcaattttaatcGAATTCCAGACAATGGGCATGGCAGGAATGttggatgaaataattaattaCGTGCAATCCTTGCAAAATCAAGTGGAGGTGggtttaatttgaataattactaacaaattttaaaaagtctGAACAAATAGTTTGATGTATTTGAATTTGTTGAATCCAGTTCCTCTCCATGAAGCTTACCGCAGCAAGCTCATACTACGATTTCAACTCAGAGTCGGACATTCTCGTGGCATTGCAggtaattttttaagtttttttctcaattatgtcaataaaggaaataaaaatttACGTACTACATAATCATGACTACTTAAGTTAAGTATAGTCactactaaaaaatataatttattaagtTGCCATGAaaattcttttaactttttttgtgACAACTAAAGTAGCaattggaatatttttttttttttaattgcagAGAGCAAAGGCATATGAAGCACTAAAAATGCAAAAGATGAAGAAGGAAATTGGATGTGAAGAGTTGTCTTCAAATCAAGTTGGCCCTTATGACCATAATTTTGGAAGTTATCCAATGTTGCCATACAACACCTGAAGATTctccacaatttttttttttttttattgctcATTAAATTTTCAATCAAACTTTTTCCCACTTGGTGTTATACTTATGTAATCTTTGTACACAATGgaaaaaaaatcagaaatttataaattaaatatactTATATCAAGCATCACTTAGCTTTTATGTGGGGACTTAACCAAATTATTTGTAGTGAACTGTTTGATTTCATTTTCTTCCCTAATTGTAATTTGTGGTTGAATGTTTCTTGATGGGAATAGGATGTTAATTGAAAATCTATGTTGAGTTATATTAATTTTAGCAAGTCTCTATCTTATTTTCAATTTCATGTGGTAAATTTTTATCGcgtaaatatatcaaaatgacGATTTTAGAAACTTCAAGGTTTTTAAATCATTTAAGACGAGTTCAAGAACATCCATCTACGCTTGAATTAACATAACATGAAACCTATTAGGtcttaaccaaaaaaaagaaaccTATTAGGTCAAACAATTCATTGAGACCAACAAAAGTTCACATACTCTCAAttgacaccaccaccaacaacacactcagtgtattcccacaaagtagagTCCGGAAAGggtaagtgtacacagtccataccaccacTTCGGATGAGATCGAAAGACAGTTTCCGATAGATCTCGACTCTGGAGAGAAAACAGTAAAAGGACATAGTATTATTCTCCCAAGTGACAGCATAGGAGTTAGGGAATTACAACCTTCCAAATAAGAACAAGTTAATCCATGGGTAGAGCAACAAAGGTTGTATCTGTCTACCAACTCCCTACAACAAAACatgtacaaaaaagaaaaacaatagaTTGGGCTAGCCTATGTAATTGAACAAAATGGTCCTTCTATAAATAACTAAATGGTCCTTCTATAAATAACTAAACACCCATAATATACTTGGgacctatttttatttattacaaagTCAATAGGTACTTGTTGTAAACGGTAAACAGTTATCAAAATCTCATCTTTAACCTAGTTTTAAAATTCCCTGACTACTAAATCTACACAAGATAGATATTTATATTAAACGAGTAAATAGTTATATTTCTGTAGTCCAAAATGTCATATTTCACCTAGTTCTAAAATTACTTGACTAATAGATCTACACAACAGGATACACACACCTATTTCATTAAAGTTGAAACTATCTTGCTCAATTATTATTTTCACTTAAAATATCTTAATCATATTCCTATTGATTCTTCACTTCATTGTAACTCAAAGGATCACATCAAAATACCATTCTTTGTTTGCTCTTGTAACTATTGCCTTATCCAAAAGCACGTGATTAAGCTTTGATTAATTGGACATGATGAGATGATGTGTTTGCATTGCTTATTCATTTCTcaactaaatgataaattataacaGCCAAAGTTTCTTTTTGACTTGTTGATCCTCCAATGGAATGTTACCAAGCAAAACTATTGTCCCACATTAGTTTGCTATCTAATTGTTACTTGTTGCAATCACTTGAGAATTCTACCATCATTTTCATATCCAGTTAACATCAACTAAGATATAATTATGGTGGTTGTCAAATGACCATTAGAAGAGTAAAAATAGCTTGAGTGGACAAAAAGAACTATGACCAAAGTTAAAGACTTTGCTTGAAAAAGATGATTAAAATTGGAGTCAATTTCTCAAGTTGTCATCCAAATTAAATTAATTGCAAAGTAAAGTCGCTTTTTTCCATTATAAAATCATCCaatataatcttatttttttttttcactacaAAATCATCCAACATAATCCTATCTTCAATCAAAAACAACTTCTCTGCTATTGATGACATGACATGTCCACGTTACGCaccaaattttcaaatatatatttacaGAATTTTCCTTTGTTTCTTAAATAAACTTCATATCAAGTTAATAATATTTCCTCGTATATATTCATTCCCCAAATCATCCTTTTTTGCGAATAAATAATTTTGGGGAGATCAGTTGGGTTAATTTAACGATTTTGTACTGAAAAAGAAAGTGGCTTTACTCCATAATTAACTTGAGTTGAATGATCACCGGAgaaattaattaatcaaaatcGACCCCTCTAATTTAAACGGGTGTGCTCATATATAATACTCTTTAACTTCTTTTCCATTAATTGTCAATGTTGAGTTTGGTAATTCAGCTACGGGTTAAACTcatattaaaatatcttttagaaaTATTTCTAGTGAATTAATAATTGTATTCAACCACACaccttcaatttattttttcaagttaATGTTCATGTACAAGCACAATTTTAATTTTCGAATACCGTATTTATTTCAGCTTTAAttatttctcttttcatttcCGACCAAATATTATCCAAATCTATACATAATAATATCACTGGCTTCAAGATGCATAATGAAGCTTCTTGactactaattttttttcttttcttataactAAACCATTTTCTCTTATCGATCTAATTTGTCCTGTCTTATGTTGAAAAGTTCTGTcttattaatcaattaattaataagTTCCAAATTCCAATCTAATATTAAGTTTACTAATTATGTTATGAGAGGTTGACTTCATCCTATTAATATATTTTCTGCAGTTGTTATGTAAACGTTTAAATTCCACTAATTGAACACTTTTTCAGACATATGCACGAACCTTCGAGGTTCAAAAAGATatgctaacttttttttttttttcaaaaaaataataccatCAAGTCATGAAATTTCATCAGCATAATACACATGGAAGCACTGCATTAATTATATGCACTTTATATCTAAACAACGTGGAATATTACGTAACATTTTCTATTAATAAACGTAATTAAAATCACACCAAAGTCACCAAGTAGGAAACCTTTTTCCAAAGGAAAAATACTAATATAATCAAgtaactaattaattaattaagtggATACATCAATTATAATTGAGTTGGTGAAG encodes the following:
- the LOC107865880 gene encoding transcription factor BEE 3 isoform X1 translates to MADHQFTSDIQNCITNNSPFPLSNFDSSIDFMNQFPNMMTIPCSSDMSSFNLHSSLEFSHENIFNQVAEFPGNLQEIFQGNFQQGDAKINAMENNLPRNDNINESKKRKKIDTPESSSAYSSPAVSATGTKRRNHLGVEAISNSQVQRSKGRGNKVKSNEKEEEKPSDVVHVRAKRGQATDSHSLAERVRRGKINERLRCLQDIVPGCYKTMGMAGMLDEIINYVQSLQNQVEFLSMKLTAASSYYDFNSESDILVALQRAKAYEALKMQKMKKEIGCEELSSNQVGPYDHNFGSYPMLPYNT
- the LOC107865880 gene encoding transcription factor BEE 3 isoform X2, giving the protein MADHQFTSDIQNCITNNSPFPLSNFDSSIDFMNQFPNMMTIPCSSDMSSFNLHSSLEFSHENIFNQVAEFPGNLQEIFQGNFQQGDAKINAMENNLPRNDNINESKKRKKIDTPESSSAYSSPAVSATGTKRRNSKGRGNKVKSNEKEEEKPSDVVHVRAKRGQATDSHSLAERVRRGKINERLRCLQDIVPGCYKTMGMAGMLDEIINYVQSLQNQVEFLSMKLTAASSYYDFNSESDILVALQRAKAYEALKMQKMKKEIGCEELSSNQVGPYDHNFGSYPMLPYNT